From the Osmerus eperlanus chromosome 21, fOsmEpe2.1, whole genome shotgun sequence genome, one window contains:
- the pfn4 gene encoding profilin-4: MSLNQFQIMINDCLIDTKHVENAAILVAKNGNVTAASARFQIVPQAQMFTDAFKDLTATRERGFYFQEKSYTCVRADRSSIYCKCGVHGLILVRTTLYVIIATYNGSMYPSVCVEAVEKLAEYLKEKGK, encoded by the exons ATGAGTCTCAACCAATTTCAAATTATGATTAACGACTGCCTTATTGACACAAAACACGTGGAAAACGCTGCAATATTGGTGGCAAAAAATGGAAACGTGACCGCTGCATCTGCCAGGTTTCAG ATTGTTCCGCAGGCCCAGATGTTTACAGACGCTTTTAAGGATCTGACCGCCACAAGAGAGCGAGGATTCTACTTCCAAGAAAAATCATACACGTGTGTCCGGGCGGACCGAAGCTCCATATACTGCAAATGT GGTGTGCACGGGTTGATATTGGTGAGGACCACACTGTACGTAATTATTGCCACTTACAACGGGAGCATGTACCCCAGCGTTTGTGTGGAAGCGGTTGAGAAACTAG CGGAATACCTCAAAGAAAAGGGCAAATGA
- the gcfc2 gene encoding GC-rich sequence DNA-binding factor 2, which produces MFNKKVRRNIRQRKGESSDEDEQKDGSGDDTKVVHPAAVNIKPSKLPQNRGISCSSKREVTPPKSDSSGDEDPGEVGGPFAVRNRNVDVGKKKKKGNVLSFLDEKEGKVSEFKVKKLVDKAVVFQARKKEDSLAKTTFIPAGTARRNVTRAESPPRPSGSDDDDDGVSGEELSPDSDPEEEAKSTSSSVSSKTSKSSAPKKVVIPDARRIQAARRQRQEARAQKEYIPLGREGERSPSTPGDLDQDEGSDGHEDDDDEPDDHERRIEFAPRPRTVRERIAEKLGGSASEDSDSQEREDQELWEEQQIGKGVKRHPGEQSPSSDSSVCSGRGRLKKRAVIPETLPAVTVSMVKRRITGKLDSLRGVHRAREAELRRMEGDMEGARTALENLENSSSDRQLSFYRDMNLYVRNLVECLREKVVEINSLELDMHSLLSDQAEALLSRRRETVRQESSRLQQLCYSSDPQSEGESGDQSGDHLNETLVKGDEDSDSLPADCEPSAEEEEELQKKTAELVSRSQGVFADVQEEFWDVRKVLRRFEEWRSLFSESYHSAYISLCLPKLLNPLIRHQILGWSPLQSAVEDFEALPWYSAVEAFCHGDGYEEKENADRKTLPAIIEKTLLPKIQGYVELVWDPLSRQESSRLAVLCHRLKDDYFLFQGEHSKPVKAFLDAVIGRLKTSVDEDVFIPLYPKKFLEDSSSPQCRFRDGQFWTAVKLLSSMSLWEGVVSGEALREVMLDQLLNRYLMMTMLNDPRPQDSLRKTSKVAECFPESWFSHVSGGSSLPQLLSLSKHLLQIAHSVCKQQPDSPSTREFVSDVLKVLARIKAWDNATSLAEKYHYTDLLDAFDMS; this is translated from the exons ATGTTCAATAAGAAGGTCCGTAGAAACATCCGTCAAAGAAAAGGAGAATCCAGCGATGAGGATGAACAAAAAGACGGAAGCGGAGATGATACCAAAGTAGTACACCCTGCTGCTGTAAATATAAAACCGTCAAAGTTGCCCCAGAACCGCGGGATCTCTTGCAGTTCAAAGCGGGAGGTGACGCCTCCTAAATCGGACTCAAGTGGTGACGAGGACCCTGGGGAGGTCGGTGGACCCTTCGCTGTCCGTAACAGGAACGTGGATGtcgggaagaagaagaagaagggaaaCGTACTTAGCTTTTTGGATGAAAAAGAAG GTAAGGTATCCGAATTCAAGGTGAAGAAACTAGTGGATAAAGCTGTTGTTTTCCAAGCCCGTAAGAAAGAAGATTCACTTGCGAAGACCACTTTCATACCCGCAG GCACAGCCAGAAGGAACGTGACTAGGGCTGAATCACCTCCAAGGCCTTCTGGtagtgatgacgatgatgatggggTCTCAGGTGAAGAGCTGTCCCCAGACAGTGACCCCGAGGAAGAGGCCAAGTCCACCTCCAGCTCAGTCTCCTCCAAAACCTCCAAGTCCTCCGCCCCCAAAAAGG TGGTGATCCCAGACGCCCGGAGGATCCAGGCAGCCAGGAGGCAGCGTCAGGAGGCCCGAGCCCAGAAGGAGTACATCCctctggggagggaaggggagcggTCCCCCAGCACCCCTGGAGACCTGGACCAGGACGAGGGGAGCGACGGACACGAGGACGATGACGATGAACCAGACGACCACGAACGCAGGATCGAGTTTGCCCCGAGACCCAGGACTGTGAGGGAGAGGATCGCAGAGAagctgg gagggagTGCCAGTGAGGACAGCGACTCCCAGGAGAGAGAAGACCAGGAGCTCTGGGAGGAGCAGCAGATAGGGAAGGGGGTCAAGAGACACCCGGGGGAACAG agccccagcAGTGACAGCAGTGTGTGCAGTGGCCGAGGCAGGCTGAAGAAAAGGGCCGTGATCCCAGAGACTCTTCCTGCAGTCACAGTCAGcatggtgaagaggaggatcacTGGGAA gcTGGACTCTCTGAGAGGGGTCCACAGGGCCCGCGAGGCAGAgctgaggaggatggagggggacatggagggtgCCAGAACCGCCCTGGAGAACCTGGAGAACAGTTCCTCGGACCGGCAGCTGAGTTTCTACCGCGACATGAACCTCTACGTACGGAACCTGGTGGAATGCCTGAGAGAGAAG GTTGTGGAGATCAACTCACTGGAGCTGGACATGCACTCTCTGCTGTCTGACCAGGCGGAGGCGCTGTTGTCCCGCAGACGGGAGACTGTCCGACAGGAGTCCTCCCGCCTACAGCAGctctgtt acagCAGTGATCCACAAAGTGAAGGAGAGTCAGGTGACCAGTCAGGTGACCACCTGAACGAGACACTGGttaaagg TGACGAAGACTCTGACAGTCTTCCAGCGGACTGCGAGCCTTCggctgaggaagaggaagaactgCAGAAGAAGACAG ctgagCTGGTGAGCCGGTCTCAGGGCGTGTTTGCAGATGTCCAGGAGGAGTTCTGGGACGTGAGGAAGGTGCTGCGTCGGTTCGAGGAGTGGAGAAGCTTGTTCTCCGAGTCCTACCACAGCGCCTACATCAGCCTCTGTCTGCCCAAACTGCTCAACCCCCTCATCAGACACCAGATCCTGGGCTGGAGCCCCCTACAG TCAGCAGTGGAGGACTTTGAGGCGTTGCCATGGTACTCTGCTGTGGAGGCCTTTTGCCACGGCGACGGTtacgaggagaaggagaacgcTGACAGGAAGACTCTGCCTGCCATCATAGAGAAAACACTGCTGCCCAAAATACAgg GCTATGTGGAGCTGGTGTGGGACCCCCTGTCCAGGCAGGAGTCCTCCCGATTGGCAGTGCTCTGCCACAGACTGAAGGATGACTACTTCCTGTTCCAGGGAGAGCACAGCAAACCGGTCAAG gCATTTTTGGACGCAGTGATTGGTCGGCTGAAGACCTCAGTGGATGAAGatgtcttcatccctctctatcCTAAAAA GTTTCTGGAAGACAGCTCTTCTCCACAGTGTAGGTTCAGAGACGGACAGTTCTGGACTGCCGTAAAG ctcctgagtagcatGTCTctgtgggagggggtggtgtcAGGGGAGGCCCTGAGGGAGGTGATGTTGGACCAGCTCCTGAACCGCTACCTGATGATGACGATGCTGAACGATCCCCGACCACAAGACTCCCTCCGCAAGACCAGCAAG GTGGCTGAGTGTTTTCCTGAGTCGTGGTTCAGCCATGTGAGTGGTGGCTCGTCTCTTCCCCAACTCCTGTCTCTCAGTAAACACCTGCTCCAGATAGCCCATTCTGTCTGCAAGCAGCAGCCAGAcagccccagcaccag GGAATTTGTGAGTGACGTGCTGAAGGTTCTGGCCCGCATCAAAGCTTGGGACAACGCCACGTCCTTAGCAGAGAAATATCATTACACAGATCTCCTGGACGCTTTCGATATGTCCTGA